One Setaria italica strain Yugu1 chromosome I, Setaria_italica_v2.0, whole genome shotgun sequence DNA window includes the following coding sequences:
- the LOC101765184 gene encoding peptidyl-prolyl cis-trans isomerase FKBP12 produces MGFEKEILRDGTGPKPTKGQKVTVHCTGYGKDRDLSKKFWSTKDPGQQPFSFNIGLGSVIKGWDEGVMTMQVGEVARIQCTPDYAYGANGFSAWGIQPNSVLVFEIEVISAQ; encoded by the exons ATGGGCTTCGAGAAGGAGATCCTGAGAGACGGCACCGGCCCCAAGCCAACAAAGGGCCAGAAGGTCACCGTCCACTGCACCGGCTACG GGAAGGATCGTGATCTATCCAAGAAGTTTTGGAG CACCAAGGACCCAGGGCAGCAGCCATTCAGTTTCAACATTGGTTTGGGTTCAGTGATCAAAG GCTGGGATGAGGGAGTTATGACCATGCAAGTGGGTGAAGTTGCTCGTATCCAG TGCACCCCGGACTATGCTTATGGAGCCAATGGATTTTCAGCCTGGGGAATTCAACCGAACTCGGTGCTGGTGTTCGAGATTGAAGTCATCAGTGCCCAGTAA